The sequence AAAACAGCAGTAAGAATAAAATCCATTCGCTTGCGGTATCCACCCAGCTCAGGTCAAGCGGGATAACTAGGCCAACAATTAAGCCTCCGCCCACGACCAGTATCAATTTTGCTGATTCTAGCGCCATACTTGATAGCGGTAGTTTGCTATGGACATTATCTGTTTTGATTGGCAAAAACTTGTCGACCAAAGGTAAAACCGCGAGGTTGGCAAGGCCAAGGCATGAGAAAAAGACAGCTGTATACTTGAGGATCAGTTGTAGGTTTTCACCAAGGTTGTCAAGCGCAGCCAAGCTTAATCCCATCAATGCCAGAATGACATAGATTAAGTTGGAAGTGGTGGTATTGATTGTATCGAGTAACGATTTTTTAGATATAGAAATTAAATACCCCACTACGAGTGGGGCAAAAATAAATAACATCCCTGAAAACATGGTACATCCTGTGTTATAAGCCGCTTGCGCTAATCAATGTGTCCAGTTGCGCATTGAACTCAATATCACTTAAATTACTGAGTTTGTACAGTACATCTGCACCAGTCACATCAAACTTTACAACATGCTCGTCGATATTTTCATCTTGGCGGCGGAACATCAGAATATGATTAGCCATTCGAGCAATATCTAGGTAGGTCACTTCTGTAGACGGCTTTTCTATTACTTGGTTGGAGGCCACTTCTAAGAAGTCGTTATCAAATCCCCAAGTATTTAATACTAGGTAGCTTGTGTCAGAACATAGGCGTTCAAAAATCGAAAACGCCAATTTCTCATCTAAGTAATTGCCATTTTCGAGATGTAGATGATATTCATTGACGAGACAAAATAGGCCGATGTCTGCCAAAAGCCCAGTAAGCAGCGCTTTTTCAGGTTCAAGATTATGATAAGTCTTCGAACCACTTTCCTTAAAGCCACGTACGACCATGACCATTGTCGCCGCAAGCTCTCGTGAATTCATGGCGCTGTTTGCGAGCATGTTATTGCAACTTTGGCTTAAGCTTACAGATTGCTTTAACTGCTCGATGGCTTGAGCTGTCACGATGTCACGGACGCGTAGAATGCCTAGTCGAGATACCGCGGTTGTTATATCAGAACACGTAATATTTCGGCGATTAAATATAACCGAGTTTGCTACGCGGATGACAGTTGCCACCAAACTAGGATCTTCTAATAGAGTATCTGCTATATCGGCAATAGTTGTGGATTCATCCGTACAGAGTTTTTGTATTTTAAGCACTGCTTCAGGAATAGGTGGCAGCGTAATTTTTCTGTTTGAAACGGCGTGTTCAATAATTTTCGAAAATTCCGACTCAATACCTTTAAGCATGAGATCTTTATTTTCTGGCAACCAGTAAAAAGATAGATGAGTCATAAAATACAAACCGCTGAATATTTTTGTAACATTTTACCGTTACTTAGACGCATGAGGCAACGACTAGATTAGTATATCGACGAATTTAGATTCAATTGGTTACAAAGTATTCAATTGTTGATGGTTACTTATTTAAAACAGTCATAGATTGAATATGGAATAAAGATCAACAAGATTTTCGGCAGTGTGATCTATGCACGCGACTTATTTTGTTCGGTAAACTATTATCTGTTCCGACATTGATTAATAAGATTTTTAATTACATTTCTATAATTTATTTATACCTTTTTTCGCTTTTAACTGCTGCTATCTGGTGATCATAAATAATCGGGGTTTAATGATTTGAAGGATCAATAGATATGATAGAGCACGTATTTATAAAATATGTAAGTAAGTTTGGTACATTCCAAAAACGTTCTATGTTTGGTGGTACAGGGCTGTTTCAAGATGAAGCTATGTTCGCTCTATTAAGTGCGAATAAAATTTTTATCCGAGGCGGAGACCAGTTGGATAAAGAGTTAACAGCGCTAGGATGCGAGAAATATCGCCACGTAAAAAAACAAACTACAGCGACGGTTAACTACTACGATATTACGGAAATTTTTGAGGCAGACAGTGCTCGCTTAGATGAGTTGTTACAGCAATCTATCGATTTTTCTGTGTCTGAGCGTAAATTTAAGCGTTCGGCAGCCAACCGTAGGCTACGCGATTTACCCAATATGCAACTCACTTTAGAGCGTATGGTGAAAAAGGCTGGCATAGAAGATGTGGATACGTTTCTTGAGTTGGGCGCACCAGCAGTGTTTACCAAGGTTAAGGAAGCGTATGGTAACGATGTTGACATAAAGCTACTTTGGAAATTTGCAGGGGCAGTCGATGGCATCCATTGGAAGTTAATTCAGGAGCCACGCAAGCGCCAGTTGCTAGAAAGCTGTCAATAACGCTTAGTTAGGGTTTACTATTAATACATGCCACTTGTCATGTAACCCCGACGAATCATTTTGATTAAGAACATATAAAAACCGAGGTACTTTGAAAGTACCTCGGTTTTTTATTTCGTAATAAAACCAGCGCTTTAAGAGTCAGTACTTATTCAGAGTTAGTACTTAAAGCGTGCTGTGAACATCAACTGATCGCCGTAGAAATCGTTGATTCGAGCCTCAAGACCCATAGAGAATAGCTCAGTAGCGTGGAATCTTCCGTAAACGGAACCCAACCATTCGTCTTCATCGCTGATAGAAACGAAGCCTGCTTTACCACCTACCTCTAATTGAGGTCCAAGCCATTGACGAGCACCAAGGTTTAGCTCCATGCCAGTATCTGAACCATTGCTGTATGAAGTGTCAACAGCGCGGAATAACATCTCACCAGTAAAATCGGCCCAGTTGTTTATTGGAGCGTGGAAGCCAAAACCCGCAGCAGCGTCATAATCGCTTTCAAATTCAGAGTCGATACGGCCAATAAAGTGAGCATTTGGGTGAACAGACATGCTTAGTGCCGCACCAAAGGTACCTGGGCTTGCACCGATACGAGCTTCTACATAATCGTAACTAAAGTTGCTCATCACTGCTGGGCTATTTTGATCATACTGTGCAGCAAAAGAAGATCCAGAAGCTAGTACTAGCGCTGTAGCTAAGAGTGTTTTACGCATGAGGACAATAAACCTATATTTTGTTAATTTTTTTGGTCGTTAGCGGCTTACGCTATGACGAAAGTGCCAACATCATAATGCATCATAGCGGTAGCCTCTACCTAAATGTCATTGTTTTGTCTTGTTTTACTTAAAATCCGTAACCAATCCACTAAAGCGTGCGCTTATTCACCAAAGTTCATTCGTTTCTTTGCAACCGCATTAAAGATTTTTTCCGTATTTAGGAAGGATGACCAAGGCATCAAGTCTGGCTCATTTTCAATCATATAATCGGTAAGCTGTTCTTTTACGACATCACGAAGATCATCCCCAATCCATGGTTTCGCGATATAAAAGTCCAAACTTGAATGATTAACGGCTTCTACGGTGTCTTCTAGTCCAGCTTGCCCAGTTAAAAGCAGCTTTCTTGTTGGCTTTGTAGATTCTTGCTGGTTGAGCTCGATTAAAAAGCTGATCCCAGTTTGATCGGGCATAATGTGATCGCACAGGATGAGGGCGAGTTTGATCTCGTTTTGTTCTGAATCTGCAATAATCTCTTTGGCTTCTTGAACGGATTCGGCCGCTTCTAAGAGGAAGTGCTCTTCAAAACAGTCGAGGTCCTGAATGACGCTATCGAGAACCTCGCGTTCATCATCGACACATAAGATAAGGTATTTACTCATTGCAGTTTCCTCATTATTTATTGTTCTTGGCGTAAAGGCAGCCAAACTGACATTTTTGTGTATTTTCCGATTTCTGACGCTACTTGAATGTGGCCACCATGCTGATGAACAATTTGTTGGCAGACAGATAGTCCAATCCCTAAACCGAAATTCCCTTCTTTTTTTGTAGAAAAATTAAGCTCAAATATTTTTTCATGCACCTCTTGTGGAATTCCTTGTCCGTTGTCTTCGAAAGAAACGACAACCCATGGTTTGCCATTAACGTTTGTTTCTGAGGTTTCCACTGTCAAGCAACCTTTCTCAGGCAAGGCATCTATCGCGTTGGATATAAGGTTTGTCCAAACTTGCTGTAACGCAATGGGTAGACAACGTATGGGTGGGGTAGGGGAGTACCGTTTTTCTACTTGGTGAAACTTGAGCTTGTTCTCGAAGATGACCAGCGTATCTTCAATACCTTCGTGAATATCGACAACCCTGAATCGTTCATCATCTGGGCGAGAATATCCTTTTAAGCTTTTAACCATATCCGCAATTCTCTGCGCACAGACGTGAATCGAACGGAGTGTCGCGCCTGCGATATGGTAATCCTCTAAATGAGCCAATTGGTTCATTAAGTTAGGCTCGCCATCTTTAACTTTGGATATCCAGCCAGGATGATCTTCAATCCCCAATTTTACTAACTTTTTCGCAACTCGACGATCACCTACGTGCTGTTCGGTCAACTTGACTAACTCTCTTTCCAATGCCGTGGAGCGTGGCTTGGACTCTAATGCTCTGTTTAAAACATCTATGCTTTGATTTTCTAGCGCAGAATTAGGGTGCTGCAACAAACTGAGGATTTTATTGGTGAGTGTCTCAGTGCCGCGCAAAATTGCAGCGATAGGATTATTAAGTTCATGTGCTACGCCCGCGACGAGTTGGCCGAGCATGGCCATTTTTTCTCTTTCTATTAACTGTTGATGAGCAGATTCAAGCGATTCGAGCGTCTTTTGAAGTTCAAGTTTTGTCGTAATACTGCGTTGAAGTCGACGGTTAAAGTGTCGTAGAAGCAAGTTGGTAAACAAGGGTAAAAGAGAGGTGTTAGAGTGCATGACTTGGGCAAAAACGTCCCGATCCAGCTTAATCACTTCTGTCGCAGTCAGTGTAATCGCGGTCGAAAAAGAAGGCTCGCCAGTGACGAATGACATACCGCCAACGATGTTACCTTGTGTATGGCGTACGACTTCACGCTGGATACCTGCTTCATCTTTCTTGTACAGTGCCACTTCCCCTTTTGTTATGAACCATAAAAATCTGTTTTCTTCCCCTTCTTTGGTCAGAAGGTGATCTGGGGAGTAGTGACGACAAGCGCCTGTTTCATCTTTGTCGGCAAAAAAATCGAAAAGCGCATCCGTCACCTGCTGTGCCAGTTGTTTATCGGAGAGCTTGTGATGATCCGTCATAAAGCCTTCGCGGTAGGATCGCATTTTTTGATCAATATGAGCGCGCAGTAATCGCTGTTGGTCAAGTATCCGGCTGTAGCTGAGTAGGTTGTCTTTATCGTTTTCAAGAATAAAGGTGGTCAGCTCTTTTTGGGCGGTTTTGTAGGCGAGGTTGTCTTGCAAAGGTTTAGTTAAACAATGGTCGAGGCGACCGTCATTGACTGCTGACAATATGGCTTCGATGTCTTTTCCGCTGCTTATGAGAATTTTTCTCGCTTGCTGCGTATGAGCTAACTTATCGACCTGAATAAGAACTTCTGCGCCGTTAAAGCTTTCGTTGTGGCTGGCAACGACCAGCGCCATACTTTGTTTTTGTTCATTGCAATAATCCAGTACGGAGTTTGCCTCCTCCATCGAATTGGCCGTGTGAAGGTCAAATCGACTGGAAAATGGGCGTAATTCATTTCGCAATTGCTCTATGCTTACTGGATTGTCATCAACACACAATATGGCGAATTGATTCACTTGGACGTCACTTCATCTATCTATACGTACCAACAATTTATCAGGGTAGGGCGGATGTTATTGAGAGCTAGGTTTAAGAATCAGTGAGCATTTAACGAGTGACGACAATACTCTGATATATCTCAATGTTTTTTGATGTAAACTGGCAAAAACACCCAAAGAAGAAAACACTATGCACCAACTCAAAAAAATGGGCGCGATTGGTGGCGCTATATCTCTTGCATTATGTTGGCCCTTAGCAGTAGGCCAGATTGGTCATAACGTGATCAACGATAGTATCTCACAACTTAATAGTCAGTCGATTCAGGCGGAAATTGTTCAGTACGATCGTGGTTATTTGTCCTCTCAAGTTAAAACGCGTTATGTCATCACGGATCCGATTTTAGCGCAGCAACTGGCCTTAGATGGGTTACCAAGTGAATATGTGGTGAATAGCCAAGTTCAACATGGGCTTTTCAGCCTGACAGCAGCCTCTGTGCTTGAGAATATGGATGACTTGCCGCTGACGCTAAATACCGTGACTCAACTTAACGGTAACACGGATTATTCCCTAAAGTTAGAAAACTGGCACCAAGCGAATGACGGCGCAATGATGTCCATCACACCGTCGGAATTGAGTGGTCACGTCACCGTGCTTGGAGAATTGACGTACAAACTGACGATTCCTTCCATCGAGGTTGATTTTAATTCCGGTGAGAAGTTTTTGGTCTCAGGAATTGAAGGCTCAGGCGACGGAAAAATGCAAAGCCTATTTTGGCTAGGGCAGCAGGAGATCAAAATTGGTGATATGTCTTTGCTAGACGAATCACAAACCCCTATCGTGGCAATGAAGAATGCACAATATCGGTTCTCAACATCTTTGACGGAAGTGTCAGAGCGAGTAAACAGCCAGCACATTATCAATATTGAAAACGTGCAGAGCACACAGGGCGATGTGGATAAATTTGCAATGGACCTCGAATTTGGTGACTTGGATGTCACGTCATTTGAGTATTTGGTGGGTTTGTATAAAAACAACCCGCAACTGACGCCAGAACAAATTGAAAGCGCGATTCCTTACATCGACACGTTGTTTGCAAAAGGTTTCCATCTGACCATGAATAACTTGTCGATGACACTAGAAGAAAATGGTCAATTCGAGAGTCAGTGGCGCGTTGCTGTACCTGAAGGGACAGAAAACATCTCAAAAAATCCTGACGCTATCATTCCGGCATTAACAGGGAATCTGGATACTTACATTTCTGACGAATTGTTGCTGCATTATCCGTTAATCAGTGAAGCGGTAGAGGAAGCGACACTGAACGAATTCGTTGAAAAAACGGAGCAAGGGTATCAAGTGAAAGCGGATCTTAAAGAGGGGAATTTAGTTTTCTCAAACGGCCAGCAAATACCGCTATTGGCGTTACTCTTGCCTATTATGATTCAGCAATAACTTACTGTTTTTAGTGTTTAACAAGGAATGAGGTATCAAAGCCTCATTTCTTGCTTTTTATACGTTGGAAAACATGGTATTAATCCTCTATACCACTCTGAATAAGTCTCTGAACATTTACTTATTCAGAGTGGTATGAGTTCTCAAAATTTAAAGCATGAGCAAGGAAAGTCGGAATGGAAAATGTGTATAACTTTAGTGCTGGACCAGCAGGTTTACCAAAAGCGGTCATGGAAAAAGCGCAGGCTGAATTCGTTGATTGGAATGAACTTGGCACTTCGGTGATGGAGATCAGCCACCGAAGCAAGGAATTCATCAAGGTTGCTGAAGAAGCAGAACAAGATCTGCGAGATCTTCTTAATATTCCAAACAACTATAAAGTTCTGTTTTGCCAAGGTGGTGCTCGTGCTCAGTTTGCTGCAGTTCCTCTTAACCTTCTTGGCGGTGCTAAAAAAGCAACGTATATCGATGCAGGCTATTGGGCTGAAAGTGCGATTGATGAAGCTAACAAGTACTGTGACGTCGATGTATTTAACGCAAAAACAGAAATAGATGGAAAGAGTGGCGTTCTAAACGCTTCAGAATGGGCAATCGACCCAGAGTCCGCTTATGTACACTTCTGCCCAAATGAAACTATCGATGGTATAGAAATTTCTGAGCTACCCGTGACTGATAAGCCTATCGTAGCGGATATGTCTTCTAACATCTTGTCTCGCCAGATTGATGTGTCTAAATACGGTGTGATTTACGCAGGTGCACAGAAAAACATTGGTCCAGCGGGTATTTGTATTGCTATCGTGCGTGATGATTTGCTCGGGCTTGCACACGATCTACTACCAAGCTTTATCAACTACAAGATCCTAGCTGACAAAGACTCGATGTTTAATACACCGCCTACGTTTGCATGGTACTTGTCAGGATTAGTATTCAAGTGGCTGAAAGAGCAAGGTGGTGTGGCTGCCATGGAACAAACTAACCGTGAAAAAGCGGAGATTTTGTATGGCTACATCGATGATTCGAACTTCTATAAGAATGATATTCATCCACAGAATCGCTCTCGCATGAACGTGCCTTTCCAATTAGCAAAACCAGAGTTAGATGCACTGTTTCTTGAACAGGCTGAGGCTCGTGGCTTAGTTGCTCTGAAAGGTCACCGCGCGGTAGGTGGCATGCGCGCATCTATCTACAATGCAATGCCGGTCGAAGGCGTGAAAGCGTTAGTTGAATTCATGAAAGAATTCGAAGCAACGAACGCGTAGAATTCTTCCATCTGGCGAGATATTAAAAAAGCTTAGCCCAAATGGTCTAAGCTTTTTTGTTACTTGAATACTCTTCGCAGCTTTTCACTGCGATGAGTATTGCGATTAGGTAGGACGATTAACGACGTTTTGGTTTGCGTCCTGTCGCTGGTTTACCGCCGTGACTCGCTGGTTTTCCACTTTGGCCAGTAGGTTTTCCACCACGGTTATTGGTCGGTTTGCTTGTTCCACTTTGCGGGTTGTTCGCACCTGGCTTACGTTTGCCATTTCCGCTTGGTTTGCTACCCGAGCCATTCATCTTCTCAAAGCCTGGCTGGCTTTTCGTATGTTTGGTCGCAAATCGGTTAGAGCCATGGCGACCCGACTTACGGCGCTGTGCAGGAGTAAGCGCATCGCTGTCTTCCGAAGGAACCAGACAGCTTGGCTTGTCACCGATAAGGTGTTTTTTACCCATGTTCACCAGTGCTTCGCGAATAATTGGCCAGTTCGCTGGATCGTGATAGCGTAGCAACGCTTTGTGCAGGCGACGCTGACGTTCACCCTTAGCTACTGGCACTTCCTCGCGTTGCTTATATTTAACGCGTTTCAGAGGATTAGTCTCTGAGTAGTACATGGATGTCGCGTTACACATAGGCGATGGGTAGAAGTTCTGTACCTGATCACACTCGAAATCGTTTTTCTTCAACCAGAGTGCTAAGTTCAGCATATCTTCGTCTTCTGTACCCGGATGGGCAGAGATAAAGTAAGGAATCAGGTACTGTTTCTTTCCGGCTTCCGCGCTGTATTTTTCGAACATCTCCTTGAAGCGGTCATAGGTCCCCATGCCCGGTTTCATCATTAGATTGAGTGGGCCTTTCTCTGTATGCTCTGGCGCGATTTTTAAGTAACCGCCTACATGGTGAGTGACCAGCTCTTTGACATATTCAGGAGATTCGATCGCTAAGTCGTAACGTACGCCAGAAGCAACCATCACTTTGTTGATGCCTTTCACTTGGCGTGCTGCACGGTACAGATCGATGGTGTGTCTGTGGTCTGTGTTTAGCTTGTTACAAATTCCCGGGAACACACAAGATGGGCGGCGACAGTTAATCTCCGCCTTAGGATCGCTACAACCCAAACGGTACATGTTTGCAGTTGGTCCACCCAAATCAGAGATTGTGCCTGTAAAGCCAGGAACCTTGTCGCGGATCTGTTCTAATTCGTTAAGAATAGATTCTTGAGAACGGTTTTGAATAATTCGACCTTCGTGCTCTGTAATTGAGCAGAAAGAGCAACCACCAAAACAACCGCGCATGATATTGACCGAAGTCTTGATCATGTCGTAAGCCGGGATTTTAGCTTTACCGTACATTGGGTGAGGCACACGCGCATACGGCAGACCAAACACGTAATCCATCTCTTCAGTTGAGAGTGGGATCGGCGCTTGGTTAACCCATAATTCTCTGTCACCGTGACGCTGGATTAGCGCGCGACCAGAGTATGGGTTTGTCTCTAGGTGCATGATTCGGCTAGCGTGCGCATACAAAATGCGGTCGTTGTTTAGCTTTTCAAACGGAGGTAAACGAACAGCCGTTGTTTGAGCATCGTGTCGAGACGGACGAATGGTAATCGGTTTTGCTTCAGGCTCTTCTGTCTTCGCTTTCGTCTCACACTGTTCTTCTACCGCGTATGGGTTTGGCGGGATGAACGCTTCTTTACGTGGCTTTTCAATACGAGAAGAATCCACGATTTTATAATTTTCAGGTTCCGCAGGAAGGTTGACTGCAGTTCCTCGAACATTGGTCATTGATGAAATTTCTTCACCATTTGCTAGGCGATGGGCAACTTCAACAAGTGCACGCTCAGCGTTACCAAACAGGAGAATATCAGCCTTCGCATCAAATAATATAGAGCGGCGAACTTTGTCAGACCAGTAATCATAGTGAGCCAATCGACGTAGGCTGGCTTCGATACCGCCTAGTACAATAGGTACGCCCTTGTAGGCTTCACGGCATCGTTGAGAATAAACCAGAGTCGCACGATCTGGGCGTTTGCCACCTTCGTTGTTTGGCGTGTAGGCATCATCATGACGAAGTTTGCGATCTGCGGTATAGCGGTTGATCATGGAATCCATGTTGCCTGCTGTAATACCAAAAAACAGGTTAGGTTTCCCTAGTTCCATGAAAGCGTCTTTAGTATTCCATTCTGGCTGTGCGATAATACCGACTCGAAACCCTTGGGCTTCAAGCAGTCGACCAATGATAGCCATACCGAAACTTGGGTGATCGACATAAGCATCACCCGTCACAATGATAATGTCACAGCTATCCCATCCAAGGGCATCCATTTCTTTTCGGCTGGTAGGCAGAAAAGGTGCATTGCCAAAGCACTCTGCCCAATATTTCTTATGCTCGTGAATAGGAGTAGTTTTGCTGTACATATTTTGTTCTCTGTTTCAAGGAGCGCGAATTATAGCGACTTGAAGCTGATGTATCTACCACAACATATCCCTAGTTTGTTTAGGTTATTCTTACGCTTTAAGGCCGTGAACGTAAAAGGCATGCAACTCTCTGGTTTAACGTGCATTAAATGAGTCAGTCATGGTTTATGGCTACATATCTTCAAGCATAAATTTACGCTAGCACGTTAAGTTTGTTATTATCCGACCCCATTAAAAATAATACAGACTCGATACATCATGGTTCAGCAATTGTTAGCGGTTATCGCTCCTATGCTTTTCGGCGCGCAGCTTATCCTGACGCTCATTCTTGTGAAAGGCGATATCTGTCCGGGGCAACGCGGACGTATTCATAAAATCCTGCCTGCAATTGCGATTCTTTGGCTCGCGGTTGCGTCACTTAAGATTCAGGCGATGCTGGTGGTATTTGCCATCGCGTATTTCTACTCAAAAGTACAAACTAAAAAGACCCGTGACCAAGGCCCTATGTGGGTGATGTATTTGGCTAACGGTTTGGCCTTAGCTTATATCGGCATTATGGTTGGTGAACAGCAGAGTATCGCAGCAGGATTCAATGTACTGGTGCAAGTTTTCTTGTTGGGCGCGTTGTTTGCACATCTACTCCTTACGATTGCCAGAACGCGATTGCAAGCGTTTCACCGAATTTTACCTGTCTCGGGCGTGCTATCGGCGATGCTGATGTCGTTGGCGATATTACTTAAAGCCTCGGGTCTGGGGGATGACATGTTGGTATCTGCTACGCAGCCATTGTTGATTGGTCTGGCTCTGTTGATTTCTGCGATTGTTATCTGGTGTTGGCATATGCTGCTATCGAAAGATGTGCAGAAAGTGCAGTTAAGTATCGCATTGGTGGCTATGTTAGCTGCGACAACCTTCAACCAGGGATTGTTTGTTCTTTAGAACTGACTCACTTTAAATTTGTCGAATTGTAGCTACGCTTGTTTGTATAAGGTGAGCAGAGGAGTGCAGCTATGGATCTGAGCAATGTAGGCGGTTTGGATAGCATCATCCTATTGGGTATCGTTAATGAGAAGCTGCGACTTGAGTGTGATAGCTTTGAAGAATTGGCGAGCATGTACGAAATGGATGTTGAAAGTGTGGTAGGCAAATTAGACGTTCTTGGCTATCAATATGACCCGCTAACCAATCAGTTTAAATCTTACGACAGGTAACGCTTAGTCGTTGCAATACAAAAGCAATTCAGCAAAGGAGGCCAGGTGCCTCCTTTGCTATTTCCGGCTATACGGTTTTAATCCCTTCCAAGTGACTCTTAGATTGTTGCCTCGCAGTGCTGAAGAAGGCTTGTAAATAGCGCTTGTTTCTATCTGAATGACGTACGGCAGCAAACAGTCTGCGCCATAGCCCATCGCCCAAAGGAATGCTGGTGATCAAACCTTGACGTGAAAACTCGCTGATCGCCCAGTTGGGCAGTGCCGCGACACCTAACCCTGCTGAAACCATTTGCACTAACATCAAGGTGTTATCGGCTTGCTTCCATCTCGCAGGTTCAACTCCCGCAGGTTGCAAGAAGTGTTTGACCACATCCAAACGGTTTTTCTGTACAGGGTAGGAGAGCATGGTTTCGTGGCTCATATCTTTGGGTTCGATATATGCCTTCTCCGCCAGCGGATGATTGGTCGCTGTCACCAAGCGCATTTCAAAATCAAAAAGTGGCTCATAGTGGACTTCAGAACGCGGTTGAATGTCTGAAGTAATGACCAAGTCTAGCTCGCCATTCATTAATGCTGGTAATGGTTCAAAACCAAAGCCGGACGAGAAATCGAGCGTCACACTAGGCCATGCGACCTGATATTCACGCAATGCAGGCATTAACCATTGGAAACAAGAGTGACATTCGATCGCCATGTGCAGTCGCCCGTTCACGTCTTCTTTCAGGCTGGCAATCTCGTTTTCAGCTTTGGCCAGTTT is a genomic window of Vibrio japonicus containing:
- a CDS encoding HDOD domain-containing protein, which produces MTHLSFYWLPENKDLMLKGIESEFSKIIEHAVSNRKITLPPIPEAVLKIQKLCTDESTTIADIADTLLEDPSLVATVIRVANSVIFNRRNITCSDITTAVSRLGILRVRDIVTAQAIEQLKQSVSLSQSCNNMLANSAMNSRELAATMVMVVRGFKESGSKTYHNLEPEKALLTGLLADIGLFCLVNEYHLHLENGNYLDEKLAFSIFERLCSDTSYLVLNTWGFDNDFLEVASNQVIEKPSTEVTYLDIARMANHILMFRRQDENIDEHVVKFDVTGADVLYKLSNLSDIEFNAQLDTLISASGL
- a CDS encoding TfoX/Sxy family DNA transformation protein; this translates as MDMIEHVFIKYVSKFGTFQKRSMFGGTGLFQDEAMFALLSANKIFIRGGDQLDKELTALGCEKYRHVKKQTTATVNYYDITEIFEADSARLDELLQQSIDFSVSERKFKRSAANRRLRDLPNMQLTLERMVKKAGIEDVDTFLELGAPAVFTKVKEAYGNDVDIKLLWKFAGAVDGIHWKLIQEPRKRQLLESCQ
- a CDS encoding response regulator; this translates as MSKYLILCVDDEREVLDSVIQDLDCFEEHFLLEAAESVQEAKEIIADSEQNEIKLALILCDHIMPDQTGISFLIELNQQESTKPTRKLLLTGQAGLEDTVEAVNHSSLDFYIAKPWIGDDLRDVVKEQLTDYMIENEPDLMPWSSFLNTEKIFNAVAKKRMNFGE
- a CDS encoding ATP-binding protein produces the protein MNQFAILCVDDNPVSIEQLRNELRPFSSRFDLHTANSMEEANSVLDYCNEQKQSMALVVASHNESFNGAEVLIQVDKLAHTQQARKILISSGKDIEAILSAVNDGRLDHCLTKPLQDNLAYKTAQKELTTFILENDKDNLLSYSRILDQQRLLRAHIDQKMRSYREGFMTDHHKLSDKQLAQQVTDALFDFFADKDETGACRHYSPDHLLTKEGEENRFLWFITKGEVALYKKDEAGIQREVVRHTQGNIVGGMSFVTGEPSFSTAITLTATEVIKLDRDVFAQVMHSNTSLLPLFTNLLLRHFNRRLQRSITTKLELQKTLESLESAHQQLIEREKMAMLGQLVAGVAHELNNPIAAILRGTETLTNKILSLLQHPNSALENQSIDVLNRALESKPRSTALERELVKLTEQHVGDRRVAKKLVKLGIEDHPGWISKVKDGEPNLMNQLAHLEDYHIAGATLRSIHVCAQRIADMVKSLKGYSRPDDERFRVVDIHEGIEDTLVIFENKLKFHQVEKRYSPTPPIRCLPIALQQVWTNLISNAIDALPEKGCLTVETSETNVNGKPWVVVSFEDNGQGIPQEVHEKIFELNFSTKKEGNFGLGIGLSVCQQIVHQHGGHIQVASEIGKYTKMSVWLPLRQEQ
- a CDS encoding YdgA family protein is translated as MHQLKKMGAIGGAISLALCWPLAVGQIGHNVINDSISQLNSQSIQAEIVQYDRGYLSSQVKTRYVITDPILAQQLALDGLPSEYVVNSQVQHGLFSLTAASVLENMDDLPLTLNTVTQLNGNTDYSLKLENWHQANDGAMMSITPSELSGHVTVLGELTYKLTIPSIEVDFNSGEKFLVSGIEGSGDGKMQSLFWLGQQEIKIGDMSLLDESQTPIVAMKNAQYRFSTSLTEVSERVNSQHIINIENVQSTQGDVDKFAMDLEFGDLDVTSFEYLVGLYKNNPQLTPEQIESAIPYIDTLFAKGFHLTMNNLSMTLEENGQFESQWRVAVPEGTENISKNPDAIIPALTGNLDTYISDELLLHYPLISEAVEEATLNEFVEKTEQGYQVKADLKEGNLVFSNGQQIPLLALLLPIMIQQ
- the serC gene encoding 3-phosphoserine/phosphohydroxythreonine transaminase; the encoded protein is MENVYNFSAGPAGLPKAVMEKAQAEFVDWNELGTSVMEISHRSKEFIKVAEEAEQDLRDLLNIPNNYKVLFCQGGARAQFAAVPLNLLGGAKKATYIDAGYWAESAIDEANKYCDVDVFNAKTEIDGKSGVLNASEWAIDPESAYVHFCPNETIDGIEISELPVTDKPIVADMSSNILSRQIDVSKYGVIYAGAQKNIGPAGICIAIVRDDLLGLAHDLLPSFINYKILADKDSMFNTPPTFAWYLSGLVFKWLKEQGGVAAMEQTNREKAEILYGYIDDSNFYKNDIHPQNRSRMNVPFQLAKPELDALFLEQAEARGLVALKGHRAVGGMRASIYNAMPVEGVKALVEFMKEFEATNA
- a CDS encoding YgiQ family radical SAM protein → MYSKTTPIHEHKKYWAECFGNAPFLPTSRKEMDALGWDSCDIIIVTGDAYVDHPSFGMAIIGRLLEAQGFRVGIIAQPEWNTKDAFMELGKPNLFFGITAGNMDSMINRYTADRKLRHDDAYTPNNEGGKRPDRATLVYSQRCREAYKGVPIVLGGIEASLRRLAHYDYWSDKVRRSILFDAKADILLFGNAERALVEVAHRLANGEEISSMTNVRGTAVNLPAEPENYKIVDSSRIEKPRKEAFIPPNPYAVEEQCETKAKTEEPEAKPITIRPSRHDAQTTAVRLPPFEKLNNDRILYAHASRIMHLETNPYSGRALIQRHGDRELWVNQAPIPLSTEEMDYVFGLPYARVPHPMYGKAKIPAYDMIKTSVNIMRGCFGGCSFCSITEHEGRIIQNRSQESILNELEQIRDKVPGFTGTISDLGGPTANMYRLGCSDPKAEINCRRPSCVFPGICNKLNTDHRHTIDLYRAARQVKGINKVMVASGVRYDLAIESPEYVKELVTHHVGGYLKIAPEHTEKGPLNLMMKPGMGTYDRFKEMFEKYSAEAGKKQYLIPYFISAHPGTEDEDMLNLALWLKKNDFECDQVQNFYPSPMCNATSMYYSETNPLKRVKYKQREEVPVAKGERQRRLHKALLRYHDPANWPIIREALVNMGKKHLIGDKPSCLVPSEDSDALTPAQRRKSGRHGSNRFATKHTKSQPGFEKMNGSGSKPSGNGKRKPGANNPQSGTSKPTNNRGGKPTGQSGKPASHGGKPATGRKPKRR
- a CDS encoding DUF4250 domain-containing protein, whose product is MDLSNVGGLDSIILLGIVNEKLRLECDSFEELASMYEMDVESVVGKLDVLGYQYDPLTNQFKSYDR